The following are encoded in a window of Shewanella psychrotolerans genomic DNA:
- a CDS encoding efflux RND transporter permease subunit — protein sequence MDSNKGIIAWFARNSVAANLLMVILLVGGLFSTVLINKEVFPSFELNYLQISVAYPGAAPQEIEEGINIKIEEAIQDISGIKKVTSVASEGFGNVTIEVEDGFDAQDILDESKLRIDAISTFPENIEKPNIYRIKPENNVIWVSVYGDMDLHQMKELAKSIREEITALPAVTRAQVTGVRDYEISIELSEDKLREYGLSFAQVAQAVRNSSIDLPGGSIRAEDGDILLRTKGQAYTGDDFAQIVVSTRPDGSRIMLPQVATIRDGFEERLEYTRFNGKPAAIIEVLSVDDQNALDISSQVKSYIAERRATLPANAELDTWGDLTHYLKGRLNMMISNMFYGALLVFIILALFLDLRLAFWVMMGLPVCFLGAMFIMPLEPFSLSINMLTLFAFILVLGIVVDDAIVIGESAYTEIEKHGHSLENVVKGAQKVAMPATFGVLTTIAAFMPMIMVSGPMAIIWKSIGLVVILCLAFSLVESKLILPAHLAHIKPRRPNPNPNVFVRFKTALNNKVQHFIHHSYRVFIERCIRHRYNVVATFVGVLILSIALVASGKVRWVFFPDIPSDFIQVRLEMDVGSSEANTLKVVKEIENALYTMNEKMEDQYGYPVVKHSFINMSSRTSAFIFAELTKGEDRDVDGVTIADEWRKALPELISVKKLNINASTNDAGGDISFRLTSSDLEQLSLAANELKQKLRTYEGVYDISDNYSSGSHEIRLAIKPEAEAQGLTLSDLASQVRYGFYGFEAQRILRNKEEVKVMVRYPLEQRRTVGHLENMMIRTPQGISVPFSTVAKIELGDSYSSITRVDGRRAITVMANANKNIVEPSKVVGEIQKDFLPYLEGKYPHISSTLDGGSADEQSAMVGLFQGFFFAMFTIYALMAIPLKSYSQPLIIMSVIPFGIIGALFGHFILGLSMSVLSLCGIVALAGVVVNDSLILVDFVNRARNQGLPLVDAAIDAGCYRFRAIILTSMTTFVGLVPIILERSLQAQIVIPMATSLAFGILFSTVVTLILVPVLYIILDDIRRTSRRFYHWWWQPKKDEAIGS from the coding sequence ATGGATAGTAACAAAGGAATTATCGCCTGGTTTGCCCGTAACAGTGTGGCGGCCAACCTACTAATGGTCATCTTACTCGTTGGCGGACTATTTAGCACAGTATTGATTAATAAAGAAGTTTTCCCCTCTTTTGAACTCAATTATTTGCAAATATCGGTTGCCTATCCCGGTGCTGCCCCTCAAGAGATTGAAGAAGGGATCAACATCAAGATAGAGGAGGCGATTCAAGATATTAGCGGCATAAAAAAAGTCACCTCGGTCGCCAGTGAAGGTTTCGGTAATGTCACCATTGAAGTAGAAGATGGCTTCGATGCACAAGATATTCTCGATGAATCAAAACTGCGAATCGATGCTATCTCCACCTTTCCAGAAAATATCGAAAAACCCAATATTTACCGCATAAAGCCAGAAAATAACGTTATTTGGGTGTCGGTCTATGGCGACATGGATCTGCATCAGATGAAAGAGCTGGCTAAATCGATACGCGAAGAGATCACCGCCCTGCCCGCAGTGACCCGAGCGCAAGTGACCGGGGTTCGTGATTATGAAATTAGTATCGAGCTTTCTGAGGATAAGCTGCGCGAATATGGCTTAAGCTTCGCACAGGTCGCACAAGCGGTGCGTAACTCCTCTATCGATCTACCTGGTGGCTCAATTAGAGCCGAAGATGGCGATATCCTGCTCAGAACTAAAGGCCAAGCCTATACAGGCGATGACTTTGCTCAAATCGTTGTTAGCACGCGTCCTGACGGTAGTCGTATCATGCTGCCACAGGTAGCCACTATTCGTGATGGCTTTGAAGAGCGATTAGAGTACACCCGATTTAACGGTAAGCCAGCGGCAATTATCGAAGTGCTTAGCGTCGATGATCAAAATGCACTCGATATTTCATCTCAAGTAAAGAGCTATATCGCAGAGCGCCGAGCAACATTACCGGCCAATGCAGAGCTCGATACTTGGGGTGATTTAACTCACTACCTTAAGGGTCGCCTTAACATGATGATATCGAACATGTTTTATGGCGCCTTGCTGGTATTTATCATATTGGCACTATTCCTTGATTTAAGATTGGCATTTTGGGTCATGATGGGCTTACCCGTCTGTTTCCTTGGGGCGATGTTTATCATGCCACTGGAACCCTTCTCACTATCGATTAACATGCTGACGTTGTTTGCCTTTATTTTGGTGCTAGGCATAGTGGTCGATGATGCCATTGTAATAGGTGAAAGCGCCTATACTGAGATCGAAAAGCATGGTCATTCCCTAGAAAACGTCGTGAAAGGTGCCCAGAAAGTCGCCATGCCAGCCACCTTCGGCGTACTAACAACCATTGCTGCGTTTATGCCAATGATCATGGTATCAGGCCCGATGGCGATTATCTGGAAATCGATAGGTTTAGTGGTGATCCTCTGTTTAGCTTTCTCACTAGTGGAATCTAAATTGATTTTGCCCGCCCATTTGGCTCATATCAAACCCAGACGTCCTAATCCTAACCCTAATGTTTTTGTACGATTTAAAACGGCACTGAATAACAAAGTGCAGCACTTCATTCACCACAGCTACCGGGTGTTTATCGAGCGCTGCATTCGTCATAGATACAATGTTGTGGCGACCTTTGTTGGGGTATTAATTCTTTCTATTGCCTTGGTGGCGAGTGGCAAAGTGCGCTGGGTATTCTTCCCAGATATTCCATCTGATTTTATTCAAGTACGACTGGAGATGGATGTCGGTAGCTCCGAAGCCAATACCCTGAAGGTGGTAAAAGAGATTGAAAATGCCCTCTATACCATGAACGAGAAGATGGAAGATCAGTATGGTTACCCAGTGGTGAAGCACAGCTTCATCAATATGAGTTCCAGAACCTCAGCCTTTATCTTCGCCGAGCTGACTAAAGGTGAAGACCGAGATGTTGATGGTGTCACCATTGCTGATGAGTGGCGCAAGGCATTGCCTGAGCTCATTTCGGTCAAAAAGCTCAATATCAATGCCAGCACCAATGATGCCGGCGGAGATATCTCCTTTAGATTAACCTCAAGCGATTTGGAGCAACTCTCGCTGGCAGCAAATGAACTTAAGCAAAAGTTAAGAACCTATGAGGGGGTTTACGACATTTCCGATAACTATTCATCGGGCAGTCATGAAATCCGCTTGGCGATTAAGCCTGAAGCCGAAGCGCAGGGTTTAACCCTGTCCGATCTTGCTAGCCAAGTTCGCTATGGTTTCTATGGTTTTGAAGCCCAACGTATTTTGCGTAATAAAGAGGAAGTGAAGGTGATGGTGCGCTATCCATTAGAGCAGCGCCGAACCGTTGGACATCTGGAAAACATGATGATCCGAACACCTCAGGGGATCTCTGTTCCCTTCTCTACCGTTGCGAAAATTGAGTTAGGCGACTCCTATTCCTCAATTACCCGAGTCGATGGAAGACGCGCTATTACGGTGATGGCGAATGCCAATAAAAACATTGTCGAGCCATCGAAAGTGGTCGGTGAAATTCAAAAGGATTTCCTTCCTTATTTAGAAGGTAAGTACCCACATATCTCAAGCACCTTAGATGGCGGTAGCGCCGATGAACAAAGTGCGATGGTGGGTCTATTCCAAGGTTTCTTCTTCGCGATGTTTACCATCTATGCCTTGATGGCGATTCCACTAAAATCCTACAGCCAACCCTTAATCATCATGTCAGTGATCCCATTTGGTATTATTGGTGCGCTGTTTGGTCATTTCATTCTCGGACTGTCGATGAGTGTCCTAAGCCTTTGCGGTATTGTTGCTTTGGCTGGGGTTGTGGTCAACGACTCGCTGATTTTAGTCGATTTTGTTAACCGAGCAAGAAACCAAGGTTTGCCGCTAGTGGATGCTGCAATAGATGCTGGCTGCTATCGCTTTAGAGCGATTATCCTCACCTCTATGACCACGTTCGTTGGGCTAGTGCCAATTATCTTAGAGCGGAGTTTACAGGCGCAGATAGTGATACCCATGGCCACCTCGTTGGCATTCGGTATTTTATTCTCGACAGTGGTGACGCTTATTTTGGTGCCAGTGCTCTATATTATCCTCGATGATATAAGACGCACATCTCGCCGTTTTTATCACTGGTGGTGGCAACCGAAGAAAGATGAGGCTATCGGAAGTTAA
- the srmB gene encoding ATP-dependent RNA helicase SrmB, producing MQFEDFHLDETLLRSLKAMGHNTPTTIQQQTIPLGLEQQDILARAPTGTGKTASFLLPALQHLIDFPRRFSGQARVLILTPTRELASQVHRYASHLATDLDLDIAIITGGVPYAPQEKALSGNVDILVATPGRLMEYLDKGLFDAQEVEILVIDEADRMLDMGFTSIVQAIAIEAQGRKQNMLFSATLEGGGVSRFAQELLTDPVTIETKPPRSEKAKVHQWIHLADDKDHKFALLCSILNREDVTRAIVFVKTREVVASLEGQLKRVGIDCAFMRGDMEQKARFQALGRFTKGEVNVLLATDVAARGIDVDDISHVINFDMPRSADTYVHRIGRTARAGNKGTAISLAEAHDMRIVAKIERYIEQPLKRRIIEELRPKHKEARPPSKKKVKAGDAKKVSKKYKASKKKK from the coding sequence ATGCAATTTGAAGATTTCCATCTTGACGAAACCTTACTAAGGTCACTCAAGGCGATGGGCCACAATACGCCCACCACAATCCAGCAACAGACCATTCCACTAGGACTCGAGCAACAAGATATTTTGGCTCGTGCACCAACGGGAACAGGGAAAACTGCCAGCTTTTTGTTGCCTGCGCTGCAACACTTGATCGACTTTCCTCGCCGATTTTCTGGCCAAGCTCGGGTGTTAATCTTAACTCCTACCCGCGAACTCGCCAGCCAAGTGCATCGTTATGCTTCGCACCTTGCCACCGACTTAGATCTTGATATCGCCATTATTACTGGCGGTGTGCCTTATGCACCACAAGAAAAAGCATTAAGTGGCAATGTTGATATTCTGGTTGCGACACCAGGCCGCTTGATGGAATACCTTGATAAGGGATTGTTTGACGCACAAGAAGTCGAAATATTAGTGATCGATGAAGCCGATCGCATGCTTGATATGGGCTTTACCTCTATCGTGCAAGCTATCGCTATCGAAGCCCAGGGTCGTAAGCAGAACATGCTATTTTCGGCGACACTGGAAGGTGGTGGCGTCAGTCGTTTTGCACAAGAGCTGCTAACCGATCCCGTTACCATTGAGACTAAGCCGCCTCGCAGCGAGAAAGCCAAGGTCCACCAATGGATCCATTTAGCAGACGATAAAGACCACAAGTTTGCGCTACTGTGCAGTATCTTAAATCGTGAAGATGTGACCCGTGCTATCGTTTTCGTAAAAACTCGTGAAGTGGTTGCTAGCCTCGAAGGCCAACTAAAACGTGTTGGCATTGACTGCGCCTTTATGCGTGGTGATATGGAACAGAAAGCGCGTTTTCAAGCCTTGGGCCGATTCACTAAAGGTGAAGTCAATGTACTGTTGGCTACCGATGTAGCGGCACGTGGAATTGACGTTGACGATATTAGTCATGTAATTAACTTCGATATGCCTCGCAGCGCCGACACCTATGTTCACCGTATCGGTCGTACCGCTAGAGCAGGCAACAAAGGCACTGCGATTTCGCTAGCTGAAGCCCATGATATGCGTATCGTCGCAAAAATTGAGCGCTATATTGAGCAACCTTTAAAACGCCGAATTATCGAAGAGTTACGTCCTAAGCATAAGGAAGCACGCCCACCATCAAAGAAAAAAGTCAAAGCGGGCGACGCTAAAAAGGTCAGTAAGAAATACAAAGCGAGTAAAAAGAAGAAATAA
- a CDS encoding tRNA1(Val) (adenine(37)-N6)-methyltransferase, whose product MPFSFKQFHIDDSHCGMPVSTDGVLLGAWAPLSDAESILDIGAGSGLLSLMAAQRSEAQVTAIEIDSQATQDCQHNINQSPWHERITLVTQCVTQWAQTHNQQYDHILCNPPYFDNGPQSNDQRRAQARHTDTLNFEMLLTAIKRLLNPDGNASLILPQASLGRFLLRLGDHQLNLIERVDIISVEGKSPQRHLLLLAHKTPQARPTEVKQLIIRNRLGDYTQEMVELTRAFYLKM is encoded by the coding sequence ATGCCCTTTAGCTTTAAACAGTTCCATATCGACGATAGCCATTGCGGCATGCCTGTCAGTACTGACGGCGTTCTTTTGGGGGCTTGGGCTCCGTTGTCTGATGCAGAGAGCATTCTTGATATTGGCGCTGGGAGTGGATTACTGTCACTGATGGCTGCCCAGCGCTCTGAAGCGCAAGTCACCGCGATCGAAATCGACAGCCAAGCAACACAGGATTGTCAGCACAACATCAATCAAAGCCCATGGCATGAGCGTATTACACTTGTCACTCAGTGTGTAACCCAATGGGCACAGACCCATAATCAGCAATACGACCATATTCTTTGCAATCCGCCCTATTTCGACAATGGTCCACAATCTAACGACCAGCGCCGTGCACAGGCACGGCATACTGATACGTTAAATTTCGAGATGCTGCTGACCGCAATAAAAAGACTGCTTAACCCAGATGGCAATGCAAGCCTTATTTTGCCGCAAGCCAGTTTAGGCCGTTTCTTATTGCGACTTGGTGATCACCAGCTGAACCTAATAGAACGGGTCGATATAATAAGCGTCGAAGGAAAGAGTCCACAGCGTCACCTGCTGTTACTGGCTCATAAAACACCTCAAGCTAGGCCTACAGAGGTTAAGCAGCTGATCATAAGAAATCGTTTAGGCGACTACACCCAAGAGATGGTCGAACTCACTCGGGCGTTTTACCTAAAGATGTAA
- a CDS encoding TatD family nuclease-associated radical SAM protein translates to MTLINKYKLIMSQSTLVYDIRNSRYLNITGRCTLRCQFCPKHNGSKQIHEYQLALDHQPKANEIIPLLGDVSQFEEYVFCGYGEPTLNLTTLIEVATEVKRQGGKVRVNTDGLGNLFHRRNILPELAPVVDSLSISLNADTEEAYLRHCKPKLKGAYQAVNEFIKLAPDYIDKVQVSAIDGLEGVNIERCEAIVINAKAEFKHRHLGVIG, encoded by the coding sequence ATGACTCTGATAAATAAGTATAAGCTGATCATGAGTCAATCCACCCTAGTCTACGACATCCGTAATAGCCGCTACCTAAACATCACAGGACGCTGCACATTACGCTGCCAGTTTTGCCCAAAGCATAATGGCAGTAAACAGATCCATGAGTACCAATTGGCATTAGATCATCAGCCTAAGGCCAATGAGATCATTCCACTGCTCGGAGATGTTAGCCAGTTTGAGGAATATGTGTTTTGTGGCTATGGGGAACCCACTTTAAATCTCACCACCTTGATTGAAGTCGCAACAGAGGTTAAACGGCAAGGCGGAAAAGTCAGAGTCAACACCGATGGCTTAGGTAATCTATTTCATCGACGCAACATCTTGCCTGAACTCGCACCTGTGGTCGATTCCCTATCCATTTCGCTCAATGCCGATACCGAAGAAGCTTATCTACGCCACTGCAAACCTAAATTAAAAGGTGCTTACCAAGCCGTAAATGAGTTTATAAAACTGGCGCCAGACTATATTGACAAAGTGCAAGTATCAGCCATAGATGGCTTGGAAGGGGTCAACATTGAACGCTGCGAAGCGATTGTCATTAACGCCAAAGCCGAATTCAAACATCGCCATTTAGGGGTGATTGGGTAA
- a CDS encoding efflux RND transporter periplasmic adaptor subunit has translation MIKKIIRRVLPPFLILIVFGALAGLLMSTREAPEQKEDEIPVPIVDVTSVTQETVSLNLPSYGVVMPKNKTQLVTEVQGRMFAISDKFVAGGIVKRGDKLAEIEPSDYQADLMQAQATLAQAKALLDEEIARGEVAKNDWDGYDSGPAPELGLRVPQLKKEQANVKFAEAALARAQRNLERTIIRAPFDGIIKARNVDLGQYVTLGTNLGELYDTRIAEIRLPLANNELAYLESIDNPDTEVTLSAELADRTVTWVGKIVRSEGVIDAENRMVYLVAEIKDPYLREQKQPGQLPLKYGSFVNAVIKGRTVEGIVKLPRHIVRGNQVAVVRNDNTLEMRDVNVVRTDIDNVYIKDSLADGERVSLTNINNMTTGQLVKVIGEQDDSNTDTDENKSESTLVAAGEL, from the coding sequence ATGATAAAAAAAATTATACGTAGAGTCCTTCCACCTTTTCTCATCTTGATCGTTTTTGGTGCCCTAGCCGGATTATTGATGAGTACGCGAGAAGCACCTGAACAGAAAGAAGATGAGATCCCAGTCCCCATTGTTGACGTTACCTCTGTAACTCAAGAAACGGTATCACTGAATCTCCCCTCTTATGGCGTCGTTATGCCAAAGAACAAAACCCAGTTAGTGACTGAAGTTCAGGGGCGTATGTTCGCTATCTCTGACAAATTCGTCGCCGGTGGTATTGTAAAACGGGGCGATAAGCTGGCTGAAATAGAGCCTTCAGACTATCAAGCCGATCTCATGCAAGCACAAGCCACTCTAGCACAAGCAAAAGCCCTGCTCGATGAAGAGATTGCTCGCGGTGAAGTGGCCAAAAATGATTGGGACGGCTATGACAGCGGCCCAGCTCCCGAACTTGGATTACGTGTCCCACAACTCAAAAAAGAGCAAGCGAATGTCAAGTTTGCCGAAGCGGCACTTGCCCGTGCACAGCGTAATCTTGAGCGAACCATTATCCGCGCGCCATTCGACGGCATCATTAAGGCGAGAAATGTCGATCTTGGTCAGTATGTTACTCTCGGCACCAATTTGGGTGAGCTGTATGACACTCGCATAGCCGAGATACGTTTACCTCTCGCAAACAACGAACTGGCTTATTTAGAGTCGATTGACAATCCCGACACCGAAGTCACTCTGAGCGCTGAACTTGCTGACCGAACGGTGACTTGGGTAGGAAAGATTGTCCGCAGTGAAGGGGTGATCGATGCCGAAAACCGTATGGTGTATTTAGTCGCCGAGATCAAAGATCCCTACCTCAGAGAGCAGAAGCAGCCGGGACAACTCCCACTCAAATATGGCAGCTTCGTCAACGCGGTGATTAAAGGGCGCACTGTCGAAGGTATCGTTAAATTGCCTCGCCATATAGTGAGGGGAAATCAGGTTGCAGTCGTCCGAAATGACAACACGCTAGAGATGCGTGACGTCAACGTGGTACGCACGGATATCGACAACGTCTATATCAAAGATAGCCTTGCCGATGGCGAACGTGTTTCTCTGACCAATATTAACAATATGACCACGGGTCAGTTGGTTAAAGTGATTGGAGAGCAAGATGACTCCAACACTGATACCGATGAGAATAAGTCGGAGAGTACCCTAGTTGCTGCGGGTGAATTGTAA
- the xerD gene encoding site-specific tyrosine recombinase XerD — translation MTEPQASYQIDPLIEPFLDDLWSRKGLSDNTLQAYRSDLCHFDQFVQKQHQRLLDVEQELIRHYLSARFEQGFAKTSSARLISCLRAFYKYLVTKKRIDVDPVAMIKLPKLARKLPDSLSEADVDRLLSEPNIDDPIECRDRAMLELLYASGLRVSELVGLTMEQMSLRQGLVRIVGKGSKERLVPLGEMAVSEIEQYLASARFELLKGKSSDVVFPSKRGTMMTRQTFWHRIKLYALRAGIVVHLSPHTLRHAFATHLLNHGADLRVVQLLLGHSDLSTTQIYTHVAKARLAQLHQQHHPRG, via the coding sequence GTGACTGAACCTCAGGCATCTTATCAAATCGATCCGTTAATTGAACCTTTTCTCGATGATTTATGGTCGCGTAAAGGGTTAAGTGATAATACCTTGCAAGCTTATCGCAGTGATCTTTGTCATTTTGATCAGTTTGTACAGAAACAACATCAACGGCTACTCGATGTCGAGCAAGAATTGATTCGGCATTATCTCAGCGCGCGATTTGAACAAGGATTTGCTAAAACCAGCAGTGCTAGATTAATTAGCTGTTTACGGGCTTTTTATAAGTACCTTGTAACTAAAAAGCGTATCGATGTTGATCCCGTCGCAATGATTAAACTGCCTAAACTGGCTAGAAAATTACCCGATTCACTTAGCGAGGCGGATGTCGATAGGTTACTTAGTGAACCGAATATCGATGATCCTATTGAATGCCGCGATAGGGCCATGCTGGAGCTGCTCTATGCAAGTGGGTTGCGGGTATCTGAACTCGTGGGTTTAACTATGGAGCAGATGAGTCTGCGCCAAGGTCTGGTGCGAATTGTCGGTAAAGGAAGCAAAGAACGACTAGTGCCCCTAGGTGAAATGGCCGTTAGCGAAATTGAGCAATATTTAGCATCCGCGCGGTTTGAGCTACTTAAGGGGAAGAGTAGTGATGTGGTGTTTCCATCGAAGCGCGGCACTATGATGACCCGGCAAACCTTTTGGCATCGCATTAAGCTGTATGCGTTGCGCGCCGGTATAGTTGTTCATTTATCTCCGCACACTCTGCGCCATGCGTTTGCAACGCACTTGCTCAACCATGGCGCGGATCTTAGAGTTGTGCAGTTGTTGTTAGGTCATAGTGATCTATCGACCACGCAAATCTATACCCATGTGGCGAAAGCGAGATTAGCGCAACTGCACCAACAGCATCATCCGAGAGGTTAA
- the brnQ gene encoding branched-chain amino acid transport system II carrier protein codes for MSFTDTLGLGFMTFAFFLGAGNLIFPPLAGFLAGENMSLAMLGFLLTAVTLPLITLIAVAKANGKVMGLLPTFAATLFAISIYIIIGPAFAAPRAGLVAYEMGYKPFIADSSATFELAGIVLNSSQLLYTVIFFGLAMVLSLFPGKLLDSVGKILTPIMILLLVGLAISVLVLPGSDVGQAIGEYQSNPLTKGILEGYNTMDTLASLIFGMLIIDILRKKGIDSPKEQTKYLVRAALIAAGGLAFVYISLFYLGASAGDLAAGADNGGIILTNYVNMHFGDLGQLLLAMVVTLACLTTVVGLVSACAEYFNELMPTLSYRLLVVVMSLACATVANVGLAELINISIPVLVTVYPVAIALVAVTYLTELFPRPAFAHRMVLSVALVFGLIDGMKAAGLDMSIFNSMPLHAEGMAWLLPTVITIFICLMVKGPKAEAVLN; via the coding sequence ATGAGTTTCACCGATACACTAGGTTTAGGCTTTATGACCTTTGCCTTTTTCTTAGGTGCTGGAAATCTGATTTTTCCACCGTTAGCTGGTTTTTTAGCGGGTGAAAATATGTCACTGGCGATGCTTGGGTTCTTACTCACAGCAGTCACATTGCCGTTAATCACCTTGATTGCTGTTGCAAAGGCTAATGGTAAGGTGATGGGATTATTGCCTACATTTGCCGCCACACTTTTTGCCATCTCCATCTATATTATTATTGGCCCTGCTTTTGCCGCGCCTCGTGCGGGTCTTGTTGCTTATGAGATGGGCTACAAGCCGTTTATTGCCGACAGTAGTGCGACGTTTGAGCTGGCTGGGATTGTACTCAACAGCTCGCAGCTGCTTTATACCGTCATCTTTTTTGGGCTGGCTATGGTGTTATCGCTGTTTCCCGGTAAGTTACTCGATAGTGTTGGTAAAATCTTAACCCCAATCATGATCCTACTGCTGGTTGGTCTTGCTATTTCTGTGCTGGTGTTACCGGGCTCTGATGTGGGTCAAGCTATCGGTGAATATCAGTCTAACCCGCTCACTAAAGGTATTTTAGAGGGCTACAACACCATGGATACATTGGCGTCATTGATCTTTGGTATGTTGATTATCGATATTCTGCGTAAAAAGGGCATCGACTCGCCTAAAGAACAGACTAAATATTTAGTTAGGGCTGCTTTAATTGCCGCAGGTGGTTTGGCTTTCGTTTATATCTCGTTGTTTTATTTAGGTGCCAGTGCTGGCGATTTGGCGGCCGGTGCCGATAATGGCGGTATCATTCTCACTAACTACGTCAACATGCACTTTGGTGATCTTGGTCAGCTACTGTTGGCTATGGTTGTCACATTAGCCTGTTTGACCACAGTGGTGGGATTAGTGTCAGCTTGTGCCGAGTACTTTAACGAATTGATGCCTACACTTTCATACCGCTTATTAGTGGTGGTTATGAGCTTAGCCTGCGCGACTGTCGCCAACGTTGGATTAGCTGAATTGATTAACATTAGTATTCCAGTGTTAGTAACAGTGTATCCTGTTGCCATAGCATTGGTGGCGGTGACTTATTTGACAGAGCTTTTCCCTAGACCGGCTTTTGCTCACCGTATGGTATTGAGTGTGGCGCTGGTATTTGGTCTTATTGATGGAATGAAAGCGGCAGGATTAGATATGAGCATCTTCAATAGTATGCCATTGCACGCTGAAGGCATGGCATGGTTGCTACCAACGGTGATCACTATCTTTATCTGCTTAATGGTTAAAGGCCCTAAGGCTGAAGCAGTTCTTAATTGA